A genomic stretch from Podospora pseudoanserina strain CBS 124.78 chromosome 3, whole genome shotgun sequence includes:
- a CDS encoding hypothetical protein (COG:C; EggNog:ENOG503P60F), with product MRATFRLLASVRPTARYLEPGQPTGITGLPTHNAPRSMLLYLYNATLEKLKAVPEHSVYRQSVEAVTKQRLAHVESVVPPGYKEWVAKAKEILKQEPEKFRTTNTATNEMLGAAKVERDGQVFVVRQLPSEVDMRYQQWDGEVNDGPELEGSRTQEEMEWHVKTQFERAEALEQKEVEWEPEPQLTAEQIAELENKIGAGLIEEVIQVAEGELKLTDTMIESKVWEPLEEPAAEGQWVAFERTA from the exons ATGCGCGCGACTTTCCGCCTCCTCGCGTCCGTCCGCCCGACGGCGCGGTATCTCGAGCCCGGCCAGCCCACCGGTATCACTGGCCTCCCGACACACAACGCCCCGCGCTCCATGCTCCTCTACCTCTACAACGCCACccttgagaagctcaaggccgTGCCCGAGCACTCCGTTTACAGGCAGTCCGTCGAGGCTGTGACCAAGCAGCGTCTTGCACACGTCGAGTCGGTTGTCCCCCCCGGGTACAAGGAGTGGGTGGCCAAGGCGAAGGAGATCCTCAAGCAGGAGCCCGAGAAGTTCAGGACGACCAACACGGCTACGAATGAGATGCTCGGGGCCGcgaaggtggagagggatggTCAGGTGTTTGTTGTGAGACAGTTGCCGAGCGAGGTTGATATGCGGTATCAGcagtgggatggggaggtgaatgACGGGCCGGAGTTGGAGGGCAGCAGGAcgcaggaggagatggagtgGCATGTCAAGACTCAGTTTGAGAGGGCTGAGGCGctggagcagaaggaggttgagtgGGAGCCTGAGCCGCAGTTGACTGCTGAGCA GAttgctgagctggagaaCAAGATTGGTGCTGGCTTGATTGAGGAGGTCATTCAGGTCGCTGAGGGCGAGCTCAAGCTGACGGATACCATGATTGAGTCCAAGGT TTGGGAGCCCCTTGAGGAGCCTGCGGCCGAGGGCCAATGGGTTGCTTTTGAGAGAACTGCTTAA
- a CDS encoding hypothetical protein (EggNog:ENOG503NVGC; COG:I; BUSCO:EOG09260R9L) — protein MNKITAMRHWPTSNFISRNNMAGMPAINTRRDVTTQGPPPIPTPQLPIGEPTIHYAFNVPFASDLAGPDTEDILHATTDAVLRWTHPVEAPDDVPVHALHVHVMNLEGLRQLCHSITTNPLPIEAHVLSGTPKNARGLVTTVCLSGPADLVYQTREAILNKTPISLRCTTVDVDGNLVANLAEGVLKKSVTDFLDETSRFCGVDIFLLGPKLAPVVDGLNGDVELRRDQRWRVAIYGDNMSAEHAKTRVLIHIDQLLGRVADSINVDYSVQQILIGRNRKNIKLIESSTNTAIYFPPPFLSCYSYCPPGATRRGESDVFITGENTQAIEQAKYKIHEYLTRVRLYVKDVQITPAKLDSVLLTRMDKVRKIAENNNTHILPPSLGSMKNVARFQALENLPLERSVRELMALVGQFYTATWWISHPDNRQPMPTPNDIRTMLSDICANSEADVKFDNRCFTISGSDEAVKTALAVINDIKWVNQSPQSQIRVKIELANEHKEFVSGKKNGKINKIMGQSNVQIIFDTFGEYNFNIEVVTHSYEAVKHGLTLVEQEMPASISFHVPDQYHKRIIGIGGQHIQRIMKKHSVFVKFSNAMDRGGLTREDDDSRVDNVICRTPARNAQNLELVKSEILEMVSRADSEFMNQTVKIDRLYHRELLSRLPEIEEIEKMWNCKIVFPSTEQATDELTVSGPQWLVPKCIDSFLGMVPDKHEVVMERTPTLIRFLESPEFVQNIVPKLKTQYEVDVTVHENSEERAANGNPSVTLLWQFTRNNAGGVSDAMDFLQGEFATAGVEPVFIRGALSRPKPDTFEEALPYFDSKLLQHAPAPVATDSPTKPSFGEETARERSSLLERLRRPGSGMSSISSFLDRRKNSSHSATSFFKGSSNVSKSSLVSIESTRSFNADRNPWNDSGVNLADEDSGSPWPSAVLVGNGIGNNLAVPHHGDMTPRHAARRSDDSGRPSTSHSTNSGYPGPLVPFR, from the exons ATGAATAAAATAACAGCCATGCGTCACTGGCCAACCAGCAACTTCATCTCGCGAAACAACATGGCTGGCATGCCGGCCATCAACACTCGTCGAGATGTCACAACACAGGGGCCACCCCCGATACCCACACCCCAGCTCCCCATCGGCGAGCCTACCATCCACTATGCCTTCAACGTCCCCTTTGCCTCCGATCTCGCCGGCCCCGACACCGAGGACATTCTCCACGCCACCACCGATGCCGTCCTCCGCTGGACTCATCCCGTCGAGGCCCCCGACGATGTCCCCGTCCACGCTCTCCACGTCCATGTTATGAACCTTGAGGGCCTCCGTCAGCTATGCCACAGCATCACGACAAACCCCCTGCCCATCGAGGCACACGTTCTTTCGGGCACTCCCAAGAATGCCCGCGGTCTCGTCACCACGGTGTGCTTGTCCGGTCCCGCCGACCTGGTCTATCAAACACGCGAGGCGATCCTGAACAAGACCCCCATCTCACTA CGTTGCACAACTGTTGATGTGGACGGCAATCTGGTTGCCAATCTTGCCGAAGGCGTTCTGAAGAAGTCGGTAACAGACTTTCTTGACGAAACCTCGAGGTTTTGTGGCGTcgacatcttcctcctcgggcCCAAGCTTGCCCcggtggttgatggcttgAACGGCGATGTGGAGCTCCGGAGAGACCAGCGCTGGCGGGTGGCCATTTATGGCGACAACATGTCTGCGGAGCATGCCAAAACCCGCGTTCTTATTCATATTGATCAACTC CTGGGGCGGGTTGCTGACTCTATCAATGTCGACTATAGCGTCCAGCAGATCTTGATCGGACGCAACCGCAAGAACATCAAGCTGATCGAGTCATCAACCAACACGGCCATCTACTTCCCTCCGCCGTTCCTGAGCTGCTATTCGTACTGCCCACCCGGCGCAACACGTCGTGGAGAGTCTGATGTCTTCATCACTGGCGAGAACACGCAAGCTATCGAGCAGGCAAAGTATAAGATTCACGAGTACCTCACGCGTGTCAGGCTCTACGTGAAGGATGTTCAGATTACGCCTGCCAAGCTCGACAGTGTTCTGCTCACTCGTATGGACAAGGTGAGGAAGATTGCCGAGAACAACAATACGCATATTCTGCCACCCAGTCTTGGGTCCATGAAGAACGTGGCTCGCTTCCAAGCCCTGGAGAACTTGCCCCTCGAGCGTTCTGTCCGCGAGTTGATGGCCTTGGTTGGACAGTTCTACACGGCTACCTGGTGGATCTCTCATCCCGACAACCGCCAGCCCATGCCGACTCCCAACGATATTCGGACCATGCTCAGCGATATTTGTGCCAACTCGGAAGCCGATGTGAAGTTTGACAACCGGTGCTTCACCATTTCAGGCTCGGATGAGGCTGTCAAGACCGCTTTGGCCGTCATCAATGACATCAAATGGGTCAATCAATCTCCCCAGTCCCAGATTCGAGTCAAGATCGAGCTCGCCAACGAACATAAGGAATTTGTGAGCGGAAAGAAGAATggcaagatcaacaagatcaTGGGGCAGAGCAACGTGCAGATCATCTTCGACACGTTTGGCGAGTACAACTTCAACATCGAGGTGGTCACACATTCATACGAGGCTGTCAAGCACGGATTAACACTGGTGGAGCAAGAGATGCCGGCATCGATTTCGTTCCATGTCCCGGATCAGTACCACAAACGCATCATTGGCATTGGTGGGCAGCATATCCAACGCATCATGAAGAAGCACTCGGTCTTTGTCAAGTTCTCCAACGCAATGGATAGAG GCGGTCTCACCCGAGAAGATGACGACTCTAGGGTCGACAATGTGATCTGCCGCACCCCGGCACGCAACGCTCAGAATCTTGAACTCGTGAAGAGCGAGATTCTTGAGATGGTTTCCAGGGCT GACTCTGAATTCATGAACCAGACTGTCAAGATCGACCGCCTCTATCATCGTGAGCTGCTGTCCAGGTTGCCCGAGATTGAAGAGATAGAGAAGATGTGGAACTGCAAGATTGTTTTCCCTAGTACGGAGCAGGCCACCGATGAGCTCACTGTGTCTGGACCTCAGTGGTTGGTGCCCAAGTGCATTGATTCATTTTTG GGCATGGTTCCCGACAAGCACGAAGTCGTGATGGAGCGGACTCCTACTCTGATCAGATTCCTCGAGTCCCCGGAGTTTGTTCAGAACATTGTCCCCAAGCTGAAGACCCAGTACGAAGTCGATGTCACGGTGCACGAGAATTCCGAGGAGCGTGCCGCCAACGGCAACCCCTCCGTCACTCTGCTTTGGCAGTTCACCCGTAACAATGCAGGTGGTGTCTCTGATGCCATGGACTTCCTCCAGGGCGAGTTTGCCACTGCCGGAGTGGAGCCCGTCTTCATTAGAGGTGCTCTGTCCCGCCCGAAGCCGGACACGTTCGAAGAGGCGCTGCCGTACTTTGACTCCAAGCTTCTTCAGCACGCACCAGCTCCAGTTGCCACCGACTCTCCCACCAAGCCTTCGTTCGGCGAGGAGACTGCTCGGGAACGGTCTAGTCTCCTGGAACGACTTCGCAGACCTGGTAGTGGCATGTCCTCGATCTCGTCCTTCTTGGACCGCAGAAAGAACAGCTCGCACTCGGCCACCAGCTTTTTCAAGGGCTCCAGCAACGTCTCCAAGTCGTCGCTCGTGTCGATCGAATCGACTCGCAGTTTCAATGCGGACCGCAACCCCTGGAACGACAGTGGTGTCAACCTCGCCGACGAGGACTCTGGCAGCCCTTGGCCCTCGGCAGTTCTTGTTGGAAACGGGATTGGCAACAATCTGGCCGTCCCTCACCACGGCGACATGACTCCTCGCCACGCCGCCCGTCGGTCTGACGACAGCGGGCGTCCCTCTACCTCTCATTCAACAAATTCAGGATACCCCGGCCCTCTTGTGCCATTTCGTTAA
- a CDS encoding hypothetical protein (EggNog:ENOG503NXXM; COG:K), whose product MPASKQPTSSNMPPISDEWELPRLRSSFQLHEDAVRDEDLAEFFDVKFYPYNPPGAPPVFAATSKKHVVVVRIVPTTDKDQNPCKVIQMIRDADSGANNYTCCWSKDPDTEDPWLCVAGKDAKIKVYDIRRGKLVKTLVGHGGDISDLATSPACPTTIASASDDTTIKLWSLAKEHDKQPCICILGGEGHQYNLLTVAFHNNGRYVLSAGHDQIINLWALPEFPKEHINVPIVLHYPHFSSSEVHNNLVDCVAFYGDLILSRACHEDTIVLWRIEGFSSDDPIPGPLDAPTPTDMAKQTRSYFNPIPSKARPAMFTRLAQFHTPDCGVQFYMRFRMFHAEGRHPILAFANAKSKTMFWDFSRFGGYRDFMEELEEARKSGSGQAVQKPSWLLIKRAKKGTAAPAHQDAAASLRAAAGDKESMVSASPDPEGGGSAMATLGNYNQDTLNHWKEMYDLSNPAGLIRPHKVQGVDGSFVGRQVGWSPGGEWCVVVGNKNRALIYQRGAREKGVATPVT is encoded by the exons ATGCCAGCATCAAAACAACCAACTTCATCCAATATGCCACCAATATCAGACGAGTGGGAGCTTCCACGCCTGCGTAGCTCATTTCAGCTGCACGAAGATGCCGTGAGGGACGAGG ATCTCGCCGAGTTCTTCGACGTCAAATTCTACCCCTACAACCCACCAGGCGCACCACCAGTGTTCGCGGCCACAAGCAAGAagcatgtcgtcgtcgtccgcATTGTGCCAACCACAGACAAGGACCAGAACCCTTGCAAAGTCATCCAAATGATCAGAGATGCCGACTCAGGCGCCAACAACTACACGTGCTGTTGGTCCAAGGATCCTGACACGGAAGATCCCTGGCTGTGTGTGGCCGGCAAAGatgccaagatcaaggtgTATGATATCAGGAGAGGAAAGCTCGTCAAGACGCTGGTCGGTCACGGCGGCGACATCAGCGATCTTGCGACCTCTCCAGCGTGTCCTACTACCATAGCCTCTGCCTCAGACGACACGACTATTAAGCTTTGGAGTCTGGCAAAGGAACATGACAAGCAGCCGTGTATCTGCATTTTGGGAGGCGAGGGGCATCAGTACAACTTGCTGACTGTGGCGTTTCACAACAATGGAAGATATGTCTTGTCTGCTGGGCATGATCAGATTATCAATCTT TGGGCCCTTCCCGAGTTCCCAAAGGAACACATTAACGTTCCCATCGTCCTCCACTATCCTcatttctcctcctccgaagTCCACAACAATCTCGTCGACTG CGTAGCCTTCTATGGCGACTTGATCCTCTCCCGCGCCTGCCACGAAGACACCATCGTCCTCTGGCGAATTGAAGGTTTCTCCTCCGACGATCCTATCCCCGGCCCCCTTGACGCTCCCACACCAACCGACATGGCCAAGCAAACCCGGTCATACTTCAACCCTATCCCTTCCAAAGCCCGCCCGGCCATGTTCACCCGTCTAGCGCAATTCCACACCCCTGATTGCGGTGTCCAGTTCTATATGCGCTTCCGAATGTTCCACGCCGAGGGGAGGCATCCCATCTTGGCATTTGCCAATGCAAAGAGCAAGACCATGTTTTGGGACTTTTCACGGTTTGGGGGGTATAGGGATTTtatggaggagttggaagaaGCCAGAAAGTCGGGGAGTGGACAGGCGGTGCAGAAGCCGAGTTGGCTGTTAATCAAGAGAGCGAAGAAGGGGACCGCCGCGCCGGCGCACCAGGATGCGGCGGCTAGTTtgagggctgctgctggggataAGGAGTCGATGGTTTCGGCTAGTCCCGACCcggaggggggcgggagtGCGATGGCAACGTTGGGGAATTATAATCAGGATACGCTGAATCACTGGAAGGAGATGTATGACTTGTCGAACCCAGCGGGTTTGATCAGGCCGCACAAGGTGCAGGGGGTGGACGGTTCGTTTGTGGGGAGGCAGGTGGGTTGGAGTCCGGGAGGGGAatggtgtgtggtggtggggaatAAGAATAGGGCTTTGATTTACCAGCGGGGGGctagggagaagggggttgcgACGCCTGTTACCTAG
- a CDS encoding hypothetical protein (EggNog:ENOG503P39R): MSSRKRKRTQPSPAKSSADQVINPRSHTPSTLKQFTLAGLPHDSPLLSDLYPGFPHRPPRPARKRYQYTSQSYDPSHNNLTDKSGDEGGDELPDFTTDDDGPIGARTTAGEETDFSSASSSNTSGKRRSKKKELEKDRKAAAHTSKVGVLINTVKRALKEGDIPLAKRSFGLLARAKVNGKRVDLRYERLWELGAEIILREGETTTTTTTEGELKGAFQIELERQAENEDDDNAERESRQKDRLFARQQANLANLKAFYQHLIQNHPFSKQHPNSTGRPLLEFNIALFSAEMEGVYALHRRGMERIEERDGRGEFYDVEDEMDIIEEEPDDEMDVDGEEEHKAPLTPPREKRKVARVREEKDELRREVLRQMRGVAERMDALLETTPFSRDGEFARLRAMVGLYIADLCVPFGEEKRAGYEVRDKERQKARKLLAGVRDMGKGVLKKDDEELLKMLGNDDEDDDDEEEEEEEEEEEEDEEEEDEDNDEEDEESDEEGPQLQFFSSMPA; the protein is encoded by the coding sequence atgtCCTCACGCAAGCGCAAACGCACTCAACCTTCCCCCGCCAAATCCTCCGCCGACCAAGTAATCAACCCCCgctcccacaccccctccaccctcaaacaattcaccctcgccggcctcccCCACgactcccccctcctctcagACCTCTACCCAGGCTTCCCTCACCGACCCCCCCGCCCTGCCCGCAAGCGCTACCAGTACACCTCCCAATCCTACGACCCCTCTCACAACAACCTAACCGATAAATCCGGCGACGAAGGTGGCGATGAACTCCCCGACTTCACTACTGACGACGACGGGCCCATCGGCGCCAGGACCACCGCAGGGGAGGAGACAGATTTCTCttccgcctcatcctcaaacacctcAGGAAAGCGTCGGAGCAAGAAAAAGGAACTTGAAAAGGACAGAAAGGCAGCAGCGCATACCAGCAAAGTAGGGGTGTTAATCAACACGGTGAAGAGGGCGCTCAAAGAGGGTGATATCCCGCTGGCGAAAAGATCGTTTGGGCTGCTTGCGAGGGCAAAGGTGAATGGTAAGAGGGTTGATCTTAGGTATGAGAGGttgtgggagttgggggcgGAGATTATACTGCGTGAAGGGGaaactaccaccaccaccaccaccgaaggGGAACTCAAAGGCGCTTTCCAAATCGAACTAGAGCGGCAGGCAGAAAATGAAGACGACGATAACGCAGAGAGGGAATCGAGACAGAAAGATAGGTTATTCGCCCGTCAACAAGCCAACCTGGCGAACCTCAAGGCGTTTTATCAGCATCTTATCCAGAACCACCCGTTCAGCAAGCAGCACCCCAACTCTACGGGGCGTCCGCTGCTTGAGTTTAACATTGCGTTGTTTTCGGCGGAAATGGAGGGGGTGTACGCTTTGCATcggagggggatggagaggattgAGGAacgggatgggaggggggagttttATGATGTagaggatgagatggatATTATAGAGGAGGAACCGGACGACGAGATGGAtgttgacggggaggaggagcacaAAGCACCTCTTACTCCCCcaagggaaaagagaaaagtgGCGCGGGttagggaggagaaggatgagctgaggagggaggtgctCAGGCAGATGAGGGGTGTAGCTGAAAGGATGGATGCGCTGCTGGAGACGACGCCGTTTTCGAGGGATGGGGAATTTGCTAGGTTGAGGgcgatggtggggttgtaTATTGCTGATTTGTGCGTGCCGTTTggtgaggagaagagggcgggGTATGAGGTCAGGGATAAGGAAAGACAAAAGGCGAGAAAGCTGCTCgcgggggtgagggatatGGGCAAGGGGGtgctgaagaaggatgatgaggagttgttgaagatgttgggaaatgatgacgaggatgatgatgatgaggaggaggaggaggaggaggaggaggaggaggaggatgaagaagaggaagacgaggataacgatgaagaagatgaggaaaGCGATGAGGAAGGGCCGCAACTGCAATTCTTTTCTTCTATGCCGGCGTGA
- a CDS encoding hypothetical protein (COG:S; EggNog:ENOG503NY4K) yields MVKMTNLLSTLHLNLLTLLSNLFSHLTSLFFSLLSLTHALLIVLGFTRPNQWEPPTFLDSLLYSPLLHLTTNLYQILLFLRGHPFHPPPHHSRIRVVCLSDTHSLRPPSIPRGDLLIHAGDLSATGTFDDLQDQISWLSSLPFRHKVVVGGNHDCFLDRASSIHRTRGQKEKRKLDWKGVVWLQDELTTLEFEDREVAGKRKLNIFGSGWVRRCGGDDFAFQYDDERPPWEGRIPVETDVLVTHCPPKGHRDLLLGCPSLLAELWKVKPKLHVFGHVHHGAGVESVFYDECQAAYEGLVLRTAAVEMSMLKRWFDFQGLKYALSVLRYGLQSVLWKWIMAGPGSNNGGVLVNAGVMKGNTGRLRKGRGTVKVVDL; encoded by the exons ATGGTAAAGATGACCAACCTACTGtcaaccctccacctcaacctcctcaccctcctctccaacctcttctcccacctgacctccctcttcttctccctcctctccctcactcACGCCCTCCTTATCGTTTTGGGCTTCACCCGTCCTAATCAATGGGAGCCCCCCACATTCCTCGACTCCCTCCTCTATTCCCCCCTCTtacacctcaccaccaacctctaccaaatcctcctcttcctccgcggccaccccttccatccaccccctcaccactcCCGCATACGAGTAGTCTGTCTCTCCGACACCCACTCCCtccgccccccctccatccccagaggcgacctcctcatccacgcAGGGGACCTTTCTGCAACCGGAACATTCGACGACCTCCAAGACCAAATAAGCTGGCTTTCTTCCCTTCCGTTCAGACACAAGGTTGTTGTCGGCGGTAATCACGATTGTTTCCTAGACAGGGCAAGCTCCATCCATCGGACCAGAGggcaaaaggaaaagaggaaACTGGATTGGAAAGGCGTGGTGTGGTTGCAGGATGAGTTGACAACCCTAGAATTTGAGGacagggaggtggcgggaAAGAGGAAATTGAACATCTTTGGGAGCGGTTGGGTCAGGAGGTGCGGGGGTGATGATTTTGCGTTTCAATATGATGACGAGAGGCCGCCTTGGGAAGGAAGAATCCCGGTTGAGACGGATGTTTTGGTTACGCATTGTCCTCCG AAAGGCCACCGCGACTTGCTGCTTGGTTGTCCTTCGTTGCTGGCCGAGCTGTGGAAGGTGAAACCGAAGCTTCACGTGTTTGGGCATGTTCATCatggggcgggggtggagagTGTGTTCTATGATGAGTGCCAGGCGGCGTATGAGGGTCTTGTTTTGCGGACGGCCGCGGTGGAAATGAGTATGCTGAAGAGATGGTTCGATTTTCAGGGGCTGAAATATGCGTTGAGTGTGTTGAGGTATGGGCTGCAGAGTGTGCTGTGGAAGTGGATCATGGCTGGGCCGGGGAGTAATAATGGGGGAGTGTTGGTTAATgctggggtgatgaaggggaaTACGGGCAGATTGAGGAAAGGAAGGGGGACGGTGAAGGTGGTTGATTTGTga